The Streptomyces sp. GSL17-111 region CGTCCAGGCCGAGGAGGCCGAGGTCGTCGAGTCCCTGGCCGGCTTCGAGGGCCGGCTCGACCTGGCGGCCGTGAACGGCCCCCGGGCCGTCGTCGTCTCCGGCGACGCCGACGCCGTCGAGGAGTGGCTGCCGCGCTGGGACGGGCGCAGGACGACGCGGCTGCGGGTGTCGCACGCGTTCCACTCGCCGCGCATGGAGCCCATGCTGGCGGAGTTCCGCGAGGTCGCCGAGGGGCTGCGGTTCTCCGAGCCGCGCATCCCGATCGTCTCCAACGTCTCCGGGAAGCCGGTGTCGTCGGAGATGTGCGACGCCGACTACTGGGTGGCGCATGTGCGGCAGGCGGTCCGGTTCGCCGACGGCGTGCGGACGCTGCACGACCTGGGCGTCCGCCGCTTCCTGGAGCTCGGCCCCGACGCCGTCCTGACGGCGATGGCCCGGCTGTGCGTCGACACCGGCTCCGACGCCGTGTTCGCGGCCGCACTGCGGGCCAAGCACTCCGAGGCGGGGACCTTCGCCCGCTTCCTGGGCGCGGCCCAGGTCGCCGGGGTGCCGGTCGACTGGTCCGGCTTCTACGCGGGGACGGCCGCCCGGCGCGTCGCCCTGCCGACCTACGCCTTCCGGGCCGAGCGGTACTGGCAGTCGGGCGGTGCCTCCGGTGACGCGGCGGCGGTCGGCCTGGGCGCGGTCGAGCACGCGATCCTGGCCGGTGGGGCCCAGGTGGGGGACCGGGACGAGTGGCTGTTCACCGGCCGGGTCTCCACCGACAGCCACCCGTGGACGCGCGACCACGTCGTGCTCGGTACGACGATCATCCCCGGCACGGGCCTCGTCGAGCTGGCCATGGCCGCCGGCCGCGAGGTCGACTGCCCGGTGCTCGACGATCTCGTCCTGGAGGCCCCGATGGCCTTCGCGGAGGGCGTGACCCGGCTCGTGCGGGTCGCCGTCGGCCCGGCCGGTGCGGAGGGGCGCCGCGAGGTCGCCGTCTATTCGCGCCCCGAGTTCGGCGGTGACGACGAGGCACCGGAGGTGACCTGTCACGCCCGTGGACACCTCGCCCCCGACGCGCCCGCCGCGCCCGCCGCTCCGGCCGAGTGGCCCCCGGCCGCCGAGGCCGTGCCCGCCGACGAGCTGTACGCCCTGCTGACCGACATCGGCTTCGACTACGGGCCCACCTTCCGCAACGTCCGCCAGGTGTGGCGTGCGGGCGAGGAGTTCTACGCCGAGGTGGCGCTCGCCGACGACATGCCGGGCACCGGCTTCGGCATCCACCCCGCGCTGTTCGACGCCACCCTGCACGGCGGCATGCTGGACGTGCGCCCCGGCGACCCGGTGGGCCTGCCCTTCTCGTGGTCGGGCGTCCGGCTCGGGAGGAGCGGCGCGACGCGCGGCCGGGTGCGGATCGCCCCGGCCGGTGAGTCGGCCGTGAGCATCACCGTCACCTCCGAGACCGGCGAGCCCGTGGTGAGCGTGGCCAAGCTGGCCGTCCGCCCCGTGGACCCGGCGCAGCTCGGCGCCGGACGCGGCGGCGCCCAGCGCTCGCTGTACCAGGTGGACTGGGCCACGGTCCCGGCCACCGGGCGGCGGGACGTCCGGCTCGCGGTCCTCGGTGACCTGCCGATGTCGGGCGAGCGGTTCGTGAACGTGTACGCGCTCGAGGACGAGATCGCCATGAGCGCCAAGGCGCCCGACCTCGCGCTCGCCTCGGTCGACACCCCGGCCGGGGACGTGGACGCGGCGGCGCGGAGCGCCGCGGCGGCCGCGCTGGAGCTGGTGCAGCAGTGGCTGGGCAGCGAGTGGCTCGTGGACGCCCGCCTGGTCGTCGTGACGCGGGGTGCGGTCGCCGTCGGCACCGAGACGCCGGACGTCGCGCAGGCGGCGGTCTGGGGGCTCGTGCACAGCGCCCAGTCGGAGCACCCCGGACGCTTCCTGCTGGTGGACCTGGACGGCGATGACGAGCCGGACTGGGGCGCGCTGAGCGAACTCGACGAGCCGCAGGTCGTCGTGCGCGACGGGCGGTTCCTGGCCCCGCGCCTCGGCCGCGCCGGTGCGCTGCCCGAGGGCCCGTGGAAGCTGTCGGTCGGGCGCAAGGGCTCGCTCGACGACCTCACGATCCTGCCGTCGGACGCCGGCCGCCCGCTCGCCCCGGGCGAGGTGCGGATCGCGGTGCGGGCGGCGGGGCTGAACTTCCGCGACGTGCTGATCGCGCTCGGCATGTACCCCGGTGAGGCGGAGATGGGCACCGAGGCCTCCGGCATCGTGCTGGAGACGGGTGCGGAGGTCACCGACCTGGCGCCGGGCGACCGCGTGTTCGGCCTGGTCGGCGACTCCTTCGGCCCCTTCGCCGTGGTGGACCGCCGGATGGTGGCCCCGATGCCCGAGGAGTGGTCGTTCACCGAGGCGGCCTCCGTGCCGGTGGTGTACCTGACCGCCTACTACGGACTCGTCCACCTCGCCGGACTGCAGGCGGGCGAGCGGGTGCTCGTCCACGCCGCCGCCGGTGGCGTCGGCATGGCGGCCGTGCAGCTCGCCCGTCACCTGGGGGCGGAGGTGTTCGCGACCGCGAGCCGGCCGAAGTGGCACGCGGTCCAGGGCCTGGGTGTCCCGGAGGAGCGGATCTCGTCCTCGCGCGACCTCGGCTACCGGGAGGCGTTCCTGGCGGCCACCGACGGGGCCGGCATGGACGTCGTCCTCAACTCGCTCGCCGGTGAGTTCGTCGACGCCTCCCTGGACCTGCTGCCGCGCGGCGGCCGGTTCGTCGAGATGGGCAAGGCCGACATCCGCGACCCGGAGACCGTGGCGGGCGACCACCCGGACGTGCGGTACCGGTCCTTCGACCTGATGGAGTCCGGCCCGGACCGGCTCCAGGAGATGCTGCGGGAGCTGCTCGGCCTGTTCGACCAGGGCGCGCTGAAGCTCTCGCCGGTCCGCTCCTGGGACGTGCGGCAGAGCCAGGACGCGTTCCGCTTCCTGCGCGAGGGTCGCAACATCGGCAAGGTGGTGCTGACGGTTCCGGCGGCGCCGGACCTGAAGGGCCACGTCCTCATCACCGGCGGCACCGGCGGTCTGGGCGCCGAGGTGGCCCGGCACCTGGCCGGGCGGCACGGCGTCGAGAAGCTGCTGCTGGTCAGCCGCCGGGGCCCGGCGGCCGACGGCGCGTCCGAGCTGACCGCCGAACTGGAGGCGCTCGGCGCCTCGGTGCGGATCGCGGCCTGTGACGTATCCGACCGGGACGGGCTGGCGGACCTCCTCGGATCGCTGGAGGAGCCGCTCACCGCCGTCGTCCACGCGGCCGGCCTGCTCGACGACGGCGTGGTCGAGTCGATGACGCCGGACCAGGTCAACCGGGTGATGGCGCCCAAGGCCGACGCGGCGTGGCACCTGCACGAGCTCACCTCCGCCATGGACCTGTCCGCGTTCGTGCTGTTCTCCTCGGTGGCCTCACTGATCGGCAGCCCCGGGCAGGCCAACTACGCCGCCGCGAACGCCTCCCTCGACGCCCTCGCCGCGCGGCGGCACGCGCAGGGCCTCCCGGCCGTCTCACTGGCCTGGGGCCTGTGGGCGAGCGAGGCCGGGATGGCCGGTCAGCTCGACGAGACCGACCTCGCACGGCTCCAGCGCATGGGGGTCCGTCCGCTCTCCGCCGAACTCGGACTGGACCTCCTCGACCAGGCACTCGACCTGGACCTGCCGCTGCTCGCGCCGGTGAAGCTGGACGCGCCGGCCCTGCGCGGTCAGGCCGCCGCCGGGATGCTGCCGCCGCTGCTGCGCGGTCTCGTGCGGGCGCCCGCCCAGGGGCCCGAGGCCGGCGAGTCCCTGGCTAAGCGGCTCGCGGGCGTGGCCGAGGCCGACCGCGAGGCGCTGGTCCTCGACCTGGTGCGGACGCAGGTCGCCGCCGTCCTCGGGCACGACGCCGCGGACGCCGTCGAACCGGAGCGCCCGCTGCAGGAGTACGGCTTCGACTCGCTGAGCGCGGTCGAGCTGAGCAACCGGCTCAGCCGGGCCACGGGCATGCAGATGGAGCCGACCCTCGTGTTCGACCACCCGTCGGCCCTGGCCATCACTCGGCAGCTGCTGACGCTCGCCGGGGCCGAGGAGGGCGTCGAGGCGGCGGACGCGGCGGCGGAGCCGACGCCGGCGGAGGGCACGCCGGAGGACGCCGAGATCCGCGCCCTGCTGACGGCCATCCCGATCGACGAGCTGCGCGAGGCCGGTCTGCTCGACAAGCTCCGCGACCTGGCAGCCGCCCACACCCAGCGGTAGTCCGAGCCACGAAAGGGACGAGAGAAGTCATGAGCACTGTCAACACACCCGCGCGGGAGGCCGTACCCGCCGCCTCCCTGCCGGGGCCGCGGTCCCCGATGCTCTACCAGGGGCTGAAGCTCTTCCGCGACCCCGCGTCGTTCATGCTCAAGTGCCGCGAGCAGTACGGCAAGCGCTTCGAGCTGAAGATCATGCCCAAGGGCAGCACGATCTACGTGATCTCCGACCCGGACGAGGTGAAGGCGATGTTCCTCGCCCCGCGCACCGTCCTGCACACCGGGAACGGCAGCGCGGCGCTGGAGAAGTTCATCGGGCAGACGGGACTCGCCTGGCTGGACGAGGAGGAGCACAAGGCACGGCGCAAGCAGATCCTGCCCAGCATCAAGGGTGACGCGCACAAGCGGATCGAGGCGTCGGTCGGTGAGATGGCCGAGCGCATCGTGGCCACGTGGCCGCGCGGCGAGGTCGTCGCGCTGTACCCGTACATCCACCGGTTCACCATCCAGGTGATCCGTGAGGTCGTCTTCGGCAAGGCCGTGCCGTCCTGCTGGGACGAGCTGTTCGAGGTCGTCTGGGACATGCTGAGTCTCAACCGCCGCATCTCCTCCATGATCGAGACGCACACGATGTCGCCGTTCGCGGTGAGGATGCTCCGAGCCGTCCGGCCCCTGGGGCTCGACCGCTTCTTCAAGAACCGGGCCCGGGCGGACGCCCTGATCGCCCAGGCCGTGCGCGAGCGCATGGACTCCGGCGAGTTCGGCGACGACATGCTCTCCGTGATGCTCGGGATCACCCGCGAGGACGGCTCCCCGCTCAGCGCGGTCGAGCTGCGCGACGAGATCATGACCATGTTCCTCGCCGGCACCGAGACCACCTCGGCCGCCATCTGCTGGGCGCTGGAGTGCCTGAGCCGGGAACCGGCCGCGCTGGAGAGGCTGGTGGCGGAGATCGACGCGGGGGAGGGCGACGCCTACCTGACCGGGACGGTCCACGAGGTGCTGCGCATGTACCCGCCGACCCCGCAGATCATCCCCCGCGAGGTGATGAAGCCGATCGAGATCGGTGGCGTGCGCTACGAGCCGGGCGCACACCTGTGGGCGAGCGGCTACCTGGTGCACCACGACCCGGACATCTACCCGGAGCCCGACCGGTTCCGGCCCGAGCGCTGGGAGGGCGTCAAGCCCAGCGCCCACACCTGGATCCCGTTCGGCGGCGGTCACACCCGGTGCCTGGGCGACCGGATCGCGATCCTGGAGATGAAGGCCGTCCTGCGGGAGGTGCTGTCCTCCTGCGAACTGCACCGCGAGGACATGAGGCCGGAGGGGCCGCGCAGCCGCACCGTGACCATGACGACGCGGCAGGGCACCCGCCTCGCGCTCCGTCCCAGGGCGGGCCGCGCCGACCTGGCCGGACATACGGTCAGCTGACCCCGCGACAGACCCCGAGGAAGGCCCCCGACATGCGGCTCCCCACCAGCGCCCACACCGAACAGCCCTGGCGCATCCACGAGTTCACCGGCGACTTCGAGCTGGAGGACGTGTGGGCGCTGCCCACCCCGGGCGGCCCGGACGACCTCGACCGGCTGGTGCGGCAGTTCACGTCGGACGACGATGACGAGATCTCCGACGTCGCCGTGCGCACCCTCTTCGCGATCCGCTGGCGGCTCGGGAAGCTCTTCGGCTGGGACCGGCGCGAGACGGGCCTGGGCAACCGGGTGGGCTCGCTGCGGGACCGGTTGCCGGAGGACCTCCGCACCGGCCCGCGCGGCCCCGACCTGAAGGTCGTCCCCTTCTTCTCGGTCTACCAGACCGACCGGGAGTGGACCGCCGAGCTCGCCAACCGCACGGTGCACGCGCTCCTGCACATCGGGTGGGTCCCGGACGGGGACGGGGAGAAGGACGGCTACCGAGGCCAGATGGCGGCGCTCGTCAAGCCCAACGGGGCCTTCGGAAAGGCCTACATGGCCGGCATCAAGCCCATTCGGCGGACGGTGGTGTACCCGCAGCTCATTCGCTCGATCGGGCGCAACTGGCCCAAGTACCGCTGAGCACCGCACGTCCCATCCACCAGCTCAACGAACCAGTAACGAGAATGCACGAGGTTTACCAACGATGACTTCCATGGCCGGCTGGAACTTCAACAAGTTCGCCGAAGGCATACGGGCGCTCGGCATCAGCGGCCCGCCGGTGTCCAGCATCCTTCCGGGCGCACAGCACGGCACCGACGAGCTGATGACGAACTTCGCCTCGGTCAACTTCCTCGACCTCCAGCGCCGCGAGGACGTCATGGACGTCCTCGTCGACGCCACCCGGCAGTACGGCCTCGGCAGCGGTGGTTCGCGCATCGTGCAGGGCGTCACGCCGCCGCACCTCGACATGGAGGAGACGGTCGCCGCCTACCTGGGCAAGGAGGCCGCCATCAGCTTCGCGACGGGCACCGTCGCGAACATCGGCTTCATCAACGCCCTGGCCAACACCCAGTCGTTCATGCCGGGCCTGGCGATGGTCAACCGGGACACCGTCTTCGTGTACGACCGGGACGCGCACTGGTCCCTGTGGAAGGCGGCCGAGGGCCTCAAGTTCGGCGAACGTCTCTTCTCCTTCCGCCACAACGACGTCGAGAGCCTGGAGGAGGTCCTCAAGGAGCAGCAGGGCAAGCGCGTCGTCGTGGTCCTGGAGTCCGTGTTCTCCATCGACGGCACCGTCGCCCCGCTGCACGAGATGGTCGAGGTGTGCCGGCGGTACGGCGCCCTGTCGTTCGTCGACGACGCCAACGGCTTCCTCGTCTACGGCCCGGAGCACCGCAAGTTCGCGCGGGAGTACGAGGGCCTGCGGCAGGCCGACTTCATCATGGTGTCGATGAAGAAGGCCGTCGGGCTCGAAGGCGGTCTGGTCGCCGGGCCCCGCGACGCCATCCAGGCGTTCGAACTCCTCTCCGGCACCGGCTCCTTCACGGCCGGCATGTCCGCCCCGGCGGCGGCCGGCACCGCCTACATCACCCGGCTGCTCTCCGAGAAGGAGCCGCAGATCGTCGACGACTACCTGGAGAAGGTCGCCAACTTCCGGAAGAAGCTGCTCGACGCCGAGCTGCCGATCACTGACACCGAGACCTGCTTCAGCTCCGTCATCATCGGCGACGAGCGCAAGTGCGTCGAGGTCTACGGGGCCTTCCTGGAGCACGGCATCCGGGTCCCGCCCTACCTGTACCCCGCCGCACGGCGCGGCCAGGCGGTGCTGCGCATCATCGTCAACGCGGCGCACACCGAGGAGCAGATGGACCACCTGGTCGAGGTGGCCACGAAGCTGCGGGCGCAGGGCCTCTTCTGAACCGTCGTCCGCCGACCGTCCCCCGCGCGCCGTCCCTGGGCGCGCCCCGCCGGACCGCGCGTCCGGATCCGCGACAACCCTTGAGCTTCCTTGGCTGGGAGAGGTCTGAACTGATGCACGTGAACCAGGTCGAACGGCGAACCGGCGACTCCGTCGGGCAGGCCGTCGCCGTCGTCGGGATGTCGTGCCGGGTTCCGGGGGCGGACCACCTCCGGGCCTACTGGAAGCTGCTGCACGACGGCGTGGACGCCATCACCGAGGCGCCCGCCGACCGGTGGTACGACGTCGACGACCTCGCGCCGTACCGCCGGGGAGGCTTCGTCGAACGGGTCGCCGACTTCGACGCCGCCTTCTTCGGCATATCCCCGCGCGAGGCCGCCGCCATGGACCCGCGCCAGCGCCTGGCGCTGGAGCTGAGCTGGGAGGCCCTGGAGGACGCCCGCACCGCACCGGACTCCCTGCGGGGCAGTTCCACCGCGATCTACCTGGGCGCCACCGGGGACGACTACGCCTCACTCGTCCCCCGGCACGGACTGGGCGCGCTCTCGCACCACTCCCTCGCGGGGCTGAGCCGTGGCCTGATCGCCAACCGGATCTCCCACCAACTGGGCTTCCACGGGCCGAGCATGACCGTGGACACCGCGCAGTCCTCCTCCCTCGTCGCCGTCCACCTGGCCTGCCAGAGCCTCCTGACCGGAGCCTCGGAGCTGGCGCTGGCCGGGGGCGTCCACCTGAACCTGGTGCCGGACAGCACCCTCGCACTGGCCCGGGCCGGCGCCCTGTCCCCGGACGGGCGCAGCTACACCTTCGACGCGCGGGCCAACGGTTTCGTCCGCGGCGAGGGCGCGGGCGTGGTCGTCCTCAAGCGCCTGGAGGACGCCGTCGCCGACGGTGACCCGGTCTACTGCGTGGTGCTGGGCGGCGCGGTCAACCACGACGGGGACGGCGAGGCCCTGACCGTCCCCGACGGCCGCGCCCAGCAGGCCCTGCTGCGCGCGGCGCACACCCGGGCGGGGGTCGAGCCGGAGCGGGTCGGATACGTCGAGCTGCACGGCACCGGCACCCGCGCCGGTGACCCGGTGGAGGCCGGCGCCCTCGGCGCCGTCCTCGGCGCCTCGCGCCGGCCCGAGGACGCTCTGCTGGTCGGCTCGGTGAAGACGAACATCGGCCACCTCGACGGCGCCTCCGGCGTGGTGGGGCTGATCAAGGTCGGGCTGTCGATGAAGCACGGCCTGCTCCCGGCCACCCTCAACCACCGGGAGCCGCACCCCGACATCCCCATGGACACCTGGAAACTGCGCGTCAACACCGCCACCCGGGCGTGGACGGGCGAGGACCGGGTCGCCGGGGTCAGTTCGTTCGGCGTCGGCGGCACCAACTGCCACCTGGTTGTCGGTGTTGCTCCCGGTGCCGCTCCCGGCGTCGCTCCCGGTGCCGCCGCGCCGAACCCCCTTCCGGAGCCGGAACCCACCGCGCGCCCCCACGGCCCGGTCCCCGTGGTCGTCTCCGGCCGCACCCCGGCCGCCCTGCGCGCGCAGGCCGAGCGGCTGCGGGACCGGGTGGCGGGCGACGCGGACCTGCGGCCGTCGGACGTCGGCCTCTCCACGGTGACGACCCGTTCGGCGCTCCGCCACCGTGGCGTCGTCCTCGCCGCCGACCGCGACGACCTGGTCACCGGCCTGTCCGCGCTGGCGGCCGGTGAGCCCTCGGCACACGTCGTCGAGGGCGCGGCGGCGGCCCCCTCCCGCGTGGTGTGGGTCTTCCCCGGACAGGGCTCGCAGTGGGCCGGCATGGCCCGGGGCCTGTGGGACTCCTCCCCGGTCTTCGCCGCCCGGATGGCCGAGTGCGAGCGGCTGCTCGACGGCCTGGTGGACTGGTCGCTGCGCGAGGTCCTGGACGACGGGACGGCCCTGGAGCGGGTGGACGTCGTCCAGCCCGCCCTGTTCGCCGTGATGGTGTCCCTGGCCGAGACCTGGCGTGCGGCGGGCCTGGTGCCCGACGCCGTCGTCGGCCACTCCCAGGGCGAGATCGCCGCCGCCTGCGCCGCCGGCATCATCTCGACGGCCGACGGGCTGCGGCTGTCGGTCGGGCGCAGCCTCGCCATCAACGCCGGTCTCTCCGGCAAGGGCACGCTGGCGTCGCTGGCCATGCCCGCCGCGGAGGTGGACCGGGAACGGGTGTCGGTGGCCGCCGTCAACGGCCCCCACGCCGTCGTCGTCTCGGGCACCGAGGAGGCGGTGCACGCCGTCGTCGCCGACTGCCAGGCACGTGACATCCGGGCCAAGGTCATCCCCGTCGACTACGCCTCCCACTCCGCCCAGGTCGAGGCCATCCGGGACGAGGTGCTGCGGGCCGCCGAAGGCATCGCGACCACCGACACCGGCGTCGCGTTCTACTCCACGGTCACCGGCGGCCGGATCGACGTACGGGACATGGACGCCGAGTACTGGTACCGCAACCTCCGCCAGGAGGTGCGCTTCGCGGAGACCGTCGAGGTGCTGGCGCGGGACGGACACGGCGTGTTCGTCGAGGTCAGCCCGCACCCGGTGCTGACGATGGCCATCTCGGACACCGTGCCCGACGCGGTGGTCCAGGGCACGCTGCGGCGGCGGGAGGACGAGCCCGGGCGGCTGCTGCGGTCCATGGCCGAGCTGTACGCCCAGGGCCTCGCGGTGGACTGGCTCCCCCTCTTCCCGGGCGCCCGCCGCGTGGACCTGCCCACCTACGCCTTCCAGCGGCAGCCCTACTGGGTCACCGGTGACGGCACCCTGCCGCAGGGTCTGCCGTCCCCGGCCACGACCGCCGCCGGCGACACCACCGCCACGGTGGCCGCCGCCGACCCGGCCCGTTCCGTCGAGGACGGCCCCGCCGAGCTGAGCGAGCGGGAGCTGTGGGCGCTGGTCCGCGCGCAGGCGGCCGCCGTGCTGGGGCTCGGCGACCCCGCCGCCGTGGAGGCGGACGCCACGTTCAAGGAGCAGGGCTTCGACTCGGTCACCGCCGTCGAGCTGCGGGACCGGCTGGCGCGCACCACCGGCCTGCACCTGCCGGCCTCGCTCCTCTTCGACCACCCCACGCCCACCGCGCTCGTGCGGCGGCTGCGTGAGCGGCTCTCCGGCCCCGAGGACGACCACCGGACCGGGGAGGCCGGCGGGCAAGCGACGGCCGACGACCCGGTGGCGATCGTCGGCATGAGCTGCCGGCTGCCCGGTGGTGTCTCCTCGCCCGAGGACCTGTGGCGTCTGGTGTCCGGGGGCACGGACGCGATCTCCGGATTCCCCGAGGACCGGGGCTGGCGGCTCGACCCCCGTGCGGACTTCCCCCGCAAGGGCGGATTCCTGGACGGCGCCGGGGACTTCGACGCGGCCTTCTTCCGGATCAGCCCCCGCGAGGCGCTGGCGATGGACCCGCAGCAGCGGCTGGTGCTGGAGACCGTCTGGGAGGCGCTGGAGTCCTCCGGCCAGGATCCCGCCGCCCTGCGCCGGAGCCGCACGGGCGTCTTCATGGGCGCCATGGCCCAGGACTACCTGCCCCAACTCGACGACGTGCCCGGTGATCTGGGCGGCCACGCCCTGACCGGCAGCGCCACCAGCGTCGTCTCCGGACGCGTCGCCTACGCCCTGGGCCTTGAGGGCCCGGCGGTGTCGGTGGACACCGCCTGCTCCTCGTCCCTGGTGGCGATGCACCTGGCCACCCAGTCGCTGCGCGCGGGGGACTGCTCCCTGGCGCTGGCGGGCGGCGTCACGGTCATGTCGACACCGGGCATGTTCGTGGAGTTCGACCGGCAGGGCGGGCTGGCGCCCGACGGCCGCTGCAAGGCGTTCTCCGACGCCGCCGACGGCACCGGCTGGTCCGAGGGCGTGGGCGTGCTCGTGCTGGAGCGCCTCTCGGACGCCCGGCGCAACGGCCACCGCGTGCTGGCCGTGCTGCGGGGCAGCGCGATCAACCAGGACGGCGAGAGCAACGGCCTCACCGCGCCCAACGGGCCCTCGCAGCAGCGGGTGATCCGGCGGGCGCTGGACGCCGCCGGGCTGTCCCCGGCGGAGGTGGACGCCGTGGAGGCGCACGGCACCGGCACCACGCTGGGCGACCCCATCGAGGCCCAGGCGCTGCTGGCGACCTACGGCCAGGAGCGCGAGAAGCCGCTGTGGCTGGGGTCGGTGAAGTCCAACATCGGGCACACCCAGGCCGCCGCGGGCGCCGCCGGCGTCATCAAGATGATCATGGGCATGCGGCACGGCGTGCTGCCGCGCACGCTGCACGCCGACGAGCCGTCCCGGCACATCGACTGGTCCTCGGGCGCGGTCGAACTCCTCACCGAGGAACGGGCCTGGCCGGACGCCGGCCGCCCCCGGCGCGCCGGAGTCTCCTCGTTCGGCATCAGCGGCACCAACGCCCACGTGATCATCGAGCAGGGCGACCCCGTGCCCACCCCGCCGGCCGACGAGCCCGAGCCGGCCGGAGTCGTGCCGTGGCTGCTCTCCGCGCGCGGCGCCGGCCCGCTGACCGGCCAGGCCGAGCGGCTCCTGGACGCGGCCTCCGCCGAGCCCGCGCCGCCGGTGTCCGGCGTCGCCCTGGGTCTGGCCACCCGGCGGACCCACTTCGACACCCGGGCCGTGGTCCTCGGTTCCGGACGCGGAGAACTGCTGTCCGGGCTGGCGGCACTGGCCCGGGGGGAGCGGACCACCGGCGTGGTCTCCGGCGGCACCGCCGCCGCCGATCTCCCCGTCGGTGTGCTGTTCTCCGGGCAGGGCAGCCAGCGGCTGGGCATGAGCACCGAACTCATCGCCACCTTCCCCGCGTTCGCCAAGGCGTGGCAGGAGGTCTGCGCCGAACTCGATCCCCTGCTGGAGCACCGGATCGACGACGTGGTGACGGCCGCCAAGGACACCGAGGCGGCGCGGCTCCTGGACGAGACGGGCATGACCCAGCCCGCGCTCTTCGCCTTCGAGGTGGCCGCCTTCCGGCTGCTGGAGTCGCTCGGCGTCGTCCCCTCGGTGCTGGTGGGGCACTCGATCGGCGAACTGGCCGCCGCCCACGTGGCCGGGGTGTTCCCGCTGGCCGACGCGGCCCGGCTGGTGGCCGCGCGGGGCCGGCTGATGCAGGCGCTGCCGCGCGGCGGGGCGATGGTCGCCCTCCAGGCTCCGGAGGACGAGGTGCGCGAGCAACTCGCGGGCCTGGAGGACGCGGTGTCGGTCGCCGCCGTCAACGGGCCGCTGGCCACCGTCGTCTCCGGGGAGGCGGACGCCGTCGCCGAGGTGGAGGCGGTCTTCGCCGACCAGGGCCGCAAGACGACCCGGCTGCGGGTCTCGCACGCCTTCCACTCGCCGCTGATGGAACCGATGCTGGCGGAGTTCGAGGAGGTGGCGCGGACGGTGTCCTACGCGGCGCCGCGCCTCGCGGTCGTCTCGAACGTCACGGGCGCCCTCGCCGAGGAGGGCGCGCTGGAGCGGCCCGAGTACTGGGTGCGGCACGTGCGGGAGGCCGTGCGCTTCGCCGACGGCGTCCGCGCCGCCGTCGCGGCCGGCGCCGGGATCCTGGTCG contains the following coding sequences:
- a CDS encoding aminotransferase class I/II-fold pyridoxal phosphate-dependent enzyme, producing the protein MTSMAGWNFNKFAEGIRALGISGPPVSSILPGAQHGTDELMTNFASVNFLDLQRREDVMDVLVDATRQYGLGSGGSRIVQGVTPPHLDMEETVAAYLGKEAAISFATGTVANIGFINALANTQSFMPGLAMVNRDTVFVYDRDAHWSLWKAAEGLKFGERLFSFRHNDVESLEEVLKEQQGKRVVVVLESVFSIDGTVAPLHEMVEVCRRYGALSFVDDANGFLVYGPEHRKFAREYEGLRQADFIMVSMKKAVGLEGGLVAGPRDAIQAFELLSGTGSFTAGMSAPAAAGTAYITRLLSEKEPQIVDDYLEKVANFRKKLLDAELPITDTETCFSSVIIGDERKCVEVYGAFLEHGIRVPPYLYPAARRGQAVLRIIVNAAHTEEQMDHLVEVATKLRAQGLF